One stretch of Bordetella avium DNA includes these proteins:
- a CDS encoding DNA-binding protein, with protein sequence MALGVQQEDVSAAADALLRAGEQPTIERVRLHLGRGSPNTVGPLLKNWFRDLGARLDATVETAPDIVAEAAARLWEAALEAARQATARQAAQAEAMARAEQERLEGEREALAEAQLRLAQREADLEAAVLAARAQAAAAEERVQALQLRLTQTEAELHAQRQATEQAQAATQAAQHAAHSAEREGREHLAAAQQAFRDDLAQAEARHASHERRWLTELDAQRQTVRRQQEERELADRAAATREAELAAQLQTARDEARRTAALLASNEAEARAAQLQWEARLAADSQAAALQREALMQRNVDLETSAAQLRAQLAVKDSQIASLLAASRLRLEADEARAAGADSPADDEAPQQP encoded by the coding sequence ATGGCCTTAGGCGTGCAGCAAGAAGACGTATCGGCGGCGGCGGACGCGTTGTTGCGGGCCGGCGAGCAGCCCACCATCGAGCGCGTGAGGTTGCACCTGGGGCGTGGTTCGCCCAACACCGTTGGCCCGCTCTTGAAAAACTGGTTTCGCGACTTGGGCGCCCGCCTGGACGCCACGGTCGAAACGGCGCCGGATATCGTGGCTGAGGCGGCTGCGCGCCTATGGGAGGCTGCTCTCGAAGCGGCCAGGCAGGCCACGGCGCGCCAGGCTGCGCAAGCCGAGGCCATGGCTCGGGCAGAGCAGGAAAGGCTAGAAGGCGAGCGCGAAGCGTTGGCCGAGGCGCAGCTGCGGCTGGCGCAGCGTGAGGCCGATCTCGAAGCGGCGGTGCTGGCGGCCCGCGCCCAAGCCGCGGCCGCCGAAGAGCGGGTGCAGGCTTTACAACTGCGGCTGACGCAAACCGAGGCCGAACTGCACGCGCAGCGTCAGGCGACCGAGCAGGCTCAGGCGGCCACACAAGCGGCGCAACATGCCGCGCACTCGGCCGAACGGGAGGGGCGCGAACACCTCGCCGCCGCACAACAGGCCTTCCGTGACGATCTAGCGCAGGCAGAAGCGCGTCATGCCAGCCATGAGCGGCGCTGGCTGACAGAGCTGGATGCACAGCGTCAGACCGTACGGCGCCAACAAGAAGAGCGCGAGCTGGCGGACCGGGCAGCCGCAACGCGCGAGGCCGAACTGGCCGCGCAACTGCAAACGGCCCGAGACGAGGCCCGCCGCACGGCAGCGCTGCTGGCCAGCAACGAGGCCGAGGCGCGGGCAGCCCAGTTGCAATGGGAGGCAAGGCTGGCGGCGGACAGCCAGGCGGCGGCGCTGCAGCGCGAGGCCCTGATGCAGCGCAACGTCGATCTGGAAACCAGTGCGGCGCAATTGCGCGCGCAGTTAGCGGTCAAAGATAGTCAGATCGCCAGCCTGCTGGCCGCCTCCCGCCTCAGACTGGAAGCGGATGAGGCACGGGCTGCAGGGGCGGATTCCCCTGCGGATGACGAAGCGCCTCAGCAGCCCTAA
- a CDS encoding GntR family transcriptional regulator: MATDLHPTALQVDLARQIAEDLAGGRYAPGDHLTEASLARHYAVSRTPVRGALKLLAAQGLITHRRHSGYTAAALAPDRPAPRIQGKGPTQGELYRRLIDDRARRELPETFTESELHQRYGAPRAILSKTLLQLSADGLLEKRKGHGWRFAPSLDSAEAVAESYRFRMTVECAGLLEPSFKIDQAALKRMRAAHETLSENISATEFFALNASFHEMLARFSGNRHILQAVQQQNQLRRLEEHAAFYRHSRFVDSSSEHLRIIEALEAGDNEWASQLLRQHLKSSLKAS, from the coding sequence ATGGCCACTGATCTTCACCCCACCGCCCTGCAAGTTGACCTGGCGCGCCAGATTGCCGAGGATTTGGCCGGTGGCCGCTATGCGCCAGGCGATCACCTTACCGAAGCGTCGCTGGCACGGCACTACGCCGTATCGCGCACCCCCGTGCGCGGCGCGCTCAAGCTGCTGGCTGCGCAAGGACTGATCACGCACCGTCGCCACAGTGGCTACACTGCGGCGGCGCTGGCGCCGGATAGGCCAGCGCCGCGCATTCAGGGCAAGGGTCCTACGCAAGGGGAGCTCTACCGCCGGCTGATCGATGACCGGGCCCGCCGCGAGCTGCCCGAAACCTTCACCGAAAGCGAGCTGCATCAGCGTTATGGCGCCCCGCGCGCCATCCTGAGCAAGACGCTGCTGCAACTGTCGGCCGACGGTCTGCTGGAAAAACGCAAAGGCCACGGCTGGCGATTCGCGCCGTCATTGGACAGCGCCGAGGCCGTGGCCGAAAGCTATCGTTTCCGCATGACGGTGGAATGCGCCGGCCTGCTGGAACCCAGCTTCAAGATAGACCAGGCGGCCTTGAAGCGGATGCGCGCCGCGCACGAAACCCTGAGCGAGAACATTTCGGCCACCGAGTTCTTCGCGCTCAATGCCTCGTTTCATGAAATGCTGGCCCGTTTCTCGGGCAACCGCCATATCTTGCAGGCGGTGCAGCAGCAAAACCAATTGCGCCGCCTCGAAGAGCATGCAGCGTTTTACCGTCACTCGCGCTTTGTCGACTCGTCCTCGGAACATCTGCGCATCATCGAGGCGCTGGAGGCCGGCGACAACGAATGGGCCTCGCAGTTGCTGCGCCAGCATCTGAAATCCTCGCTCAAAGCCTCTTGA
- a CDS encoding ribosomal maturation YjgA family protein — protein sequence MSIHFNGRALAVVILLSAALVVLATADRGGIARFLSDALAVVWVYFALKTFVRAHALTLAGLVFGMGVFIEMGQYLTGLWGWRLPNPVLRAVVGSAASWADVLAYAVGWLMVVMVELLARWLLRTPFLNSGRRRS from the coding sequence ATGTCTATCCACTTCAACGGCCGCGCCCTGGCGGTCGTTATTCTGCTCTCGGCCGCCTTGGTCGTGCTCGCCACGGCTGATCGCGGCGGGATAGCCCGCTTTTTGAGCGATGCGCTGGCTGTGGTGTGGGTGTACTTCGCGCTCAAGACTTTTGTGCGTGCCCATGCCCTCACGCTGGCTGGCCTGGTGTTCGGCATGGGGGTGTTCATCGAAATGGGCCAATACCTGACCGGCTTATGGGGATGGCGTTTGCCCAACCCGGTGCTGCGCGCCGTGGTGGGCAGTGCCGCGAGTTGGGCCGATGTGCTGGCCTACGCCGTGGGCTGGTTGATGGTGGTCATGGTCGAGCTGCTTGCGCGATGGCTCCTCAGAACCCCCTTTCTGAACTCGGGCCGCCGCAGATCCTGA
- a CDS encoding GNAT family N-acetyltransferase — MFEIQAARFPQDRDALIGIIREYLGSTRVSLEYQNYEEELDGLPGRYAAPRGLMLMAWSKAGVVGCGGFREVDARTCEMKRVYVRPEARGRQLGRQLMERILQEARAAGYGRICLDVLPEFLAAQYLYESLGFQAAEPVTENPVPGTRFLGRDL, encoded by the coding sequence ATGTTTGAGATCCAAGCCGCTCGTTTTCCGCAGGACCGTGATGCCTTGATCGGCATCATCCGCGAGTACCTTGGCAGTACCCGGGTAAGCCTTGAGTATCAAAACTACGAGGAAGAGCTTGATGGCCTGCCTGGCAGATATGCTGCGCCACGCGGCCTGATGCTGATGGCCTGGAGCAAGGCGGGAGTAGTGGGCTGTGGCGGATTTCGCGAGGTGGATGCGCGCACCTGTGAGATGAAGCGGGTTTATGTGCGCCCCGAGGCGCGTGGGCGCCAATTAGGCCGCCAACTGATGGAGCGCATTTTGCAGGAAGCGCGTGCGGCGGGCTATGGTCGCATCTGTCTGGACGTGTTGCCAGAGTTTCTGGCCGCGCAGTATTTGTACGAGTCCCTGGGCTTTCAGGCGGCAGAGCCGGTCACGGAAAACCCCGTGCCAGGCACCCGGTTTCTGGGCCGGGACCTGTAA
- a CDS encoding LysR family transcriptional regulator, with protein sequence MLNPLWLHTFATVAASHSFSAAGRTLGLTQSTVSEHIRRLESSVGRRLLARDTHRVALTPDGEAMLVHARLILEAMAHAESQFRTPRLRGRVRLGCSDDIALGPLPSILAAFRNAHPDVELQITIAMTGRLYELLDAGAIDLLVGKRRLGETRGTRLFTSHLQWIARSGTEVALDQPLPLVLAAEPSVTRSVVLDALAVAGASWRIVCTSSSLAGSSAAARGGLGLTVRPQFMSGRGLAPPVNAHRLPALPDVEFVALGAAQLSRPADTLLEILRDSELRGDWTTV encoded by the coding sequence ATGCTCAATCCCCTTTGGCTTCACACTTTTGCAACCGTCGCCGCCTCGCACAGCTTTTCGGCAGCCGGCCGCACGCTGGGCCTGACCCAATCCACCGTCAGCGAACATATCCGCCGCCTTGAGAGCAGCGTAGGCCGGCGTTTGCTGGCGCGGGACACGCACAGGGTGGCGCTGACGCCAGACGGCGAGGCCATGTTGGTGCATGCGCGGCTGATCCTCGAAGCCATGGCGCATGCCGAATCGCAGTTCCGTACGCCGCGCTTGCGGGGCCGGGTACGGCTAGGCTGTTCCGACGATATTGCGCTCGGACCCTTGCCGAGCATTCTTGCGGCGTTTCGCAACGCGCATCCCGATGTGGAACTACAAATCACCATTGCGATGACGGGCCGGCTGTATGAGTTGCTGGACGCCGGCGCCATTGATCTGCTGGTGGGCAAGCGCCGTTTGGGCGAAACCCGGGGCACGCGCCTGTTCACGAGTCATCTCCAGTGGATCGCGCGCAGCGGCACCGAAGTGGCGCTGGACCAGCCCTTGCCCCTGGTGCTGGCGGCCGAACCCAGCGTGACGCGGTCTGTGGTGCTGGACGCGCTGGCGGTGGCGGGAGCCAGTTGGCGCATCGTCTGTACCAGCAGCTCTCTGGCAGGCAGCAGCGCCGCCGCCCGTGGCGGCCTGGGCCTGACGGTGCGGCCGCAATTCATGAGCGGCCGGGGGTTGGCGCCGCCCGTCAATGCCCATCGTTTGCCAGCCTTGCCGGACGTAGAGTTTGTGGCGCTGGGCGCAGCGCAGCTGAGCCGGCCCGCCGACACCTTGCTGGAAATTCTGCGCGACAGCGAATTGCGCGGCGATTGGACGACGGTATAG
- a CDS encoding glutamine amidotransferase has protein sequence MVRVLPDEALLVARPHLDEPLPAADRFRGVVLSGSWDMVTDRQTWSERTGDWLREIVPAGKPVLGVCYGHQLMADALGGQVDDHPDGLELGTHHVERLQAVDDDPVLGGLPPGFYAHLSHSQSVLRPPEGAVTLARSAHDAHQILRYGRRAWSLQFHPEFTADLLRRCIVRRREALAEAGHDAQTMLARLRDTPEAHGILRRFAALP, from the coding sequence TTGGTTCGCGTCCTGCCCGATGAGGCCCTGCTCGTGGCGCGGCCTCATCTGGACGAACCCTTGCCCGCAGCGGACCGCTTTCGCGGCGTCGTGCTGTCCGGTTCCTGGGATATGGTGACCGACCGCCAAACCTGGAGCGAACGCACTGGGGACTGGTTGCGCGAGATCGTACCTGCTGGCAAGCCTGTCCTGGGCGTTTGCTATGGCCATCAACTGATGGCCGATGCCCTGGGCGGTCAGGTGGACGATCACCCCGATGGCCTCGAGCTGGGCACGCATCATGTCGAGCGCCTGCAGGCCGTGGATGATGACCCGGTGCTGGGCGGGCTGCCCCCCGGTTTTTATGCCCACCTCTCTCATTCGCAAAGCGTGTTGCGCCCGCCCGAGGGCGCGGTCACCCTGGCCCGCTCGGCGCACGATGCCCATCAAATCCTGCGCTACGGCCGCCGGGCCTGGTCGCTGCAATTCCACCCCGAATTTACGGCGGACCTGCTGCGCCGCTGCATTGTCCGCCGCCGCGAGGCCCTGGCCGAAGCCGGCCACGATGCGCAGACCATGCTTGCGCGCCTGCGCGACACGCCAGAAGCACATGGCATACTGAGGCGTTTCGCCGCCCTGCCCTGA
- a CDS encoding peptidylprolyl isomerase, protein MAQASARHILVSTEARAQELKTAIQNGADFAEVARENSSCPSARQGGDLGTFGPGEMVREFDQVVFSAPVNEVQGPVKTQFGYHLVEVTSRRD, encoded by the coding sequence ATGGCACAAGCCTCTGCCCGCCATATTCTCGTCTCGACCGAAGCTCGCGCTCAGGAACTCAAGACCGCTATTCAGAACGGCGCCGATTTCGCCGAAGTCGCCCGTGAAAACTCGAGCTGCCCGTCTGCCCGCCAAGGCGGCGACCTGGGTACTTTCGGCCCCGGCGAAATGGTTCGCGAATTCGACCAGGTGGTGTTCAGTGCCCCGGTGAACGAAGTGCAAGGCCCGGTCAAGACTCAGTTCGGCTATCACCTGGTCGAAGTGACCAGCCGCCGCGACTGA
- a CDS encoding site-specific integrase — MNYNKTKQKSLIPAENSPPASPENALGLQLEQLGASADSLRALLREGSSPNTQAAYRAAIRYWAAWHSLRLGRPFALPLPISAVLQFIADHLEHSTGSGLAHDLPADIDQQLVAMGVKGALGPLKLSTVRHRLAVLSEAHETQGQPNPCRERAVRALMARSRAAYARRGELPQGKDALTREPLEQLLATCDDSLIGLRDRAMLLFAWASGGRRRSEVVAATMENTRPTPGGYLYTLAHSKTNQEGRARPDMYKPVVGRAAQALTAWLEAAGITEGALFRRVRRGGIVAEPLGAEALRRMVQTRARQAGLTGDYAAHSLRAGFITEAGRQGLPLAEVMALSGHASVATVMHYHRAGAAVSSKAARLLDEED, encoded by the coding sequence ATGAATTACAACAAAACCAAGCAAAAGTCGCTGATCCCTGCGGAAAACAGCCCTCCCGCCTCGCCAGAAAATGCGCTCGGACTTCAGCTGGAGCAACTGGGCGCCAGCGCTGACTCGCTGCGCGCCTTGCTGCGCGAAGGCAGTTCGCCCAATACGCAGGCGGCCTATCGCGCCGCCATTCGGTATTGGGCGGCCTGGCATAGCCTGCGCCTGGGCCGGCCTTTTGCCCTGCCCCTGCCCATTTCGGCCGTGCTGCAATTCATTGCCGACCATCTGGAACACAGCACAGGCAGCGGGCTGGCGCACGACCTGCCCGCCGACATTGATCAGCAATTGGTGGCAATGGGCGTGAAAGGCGCGCTCGGCCCGTTGAAACTGTCTACGGTGCGGCACCGGCTGGCGGTGCTATCGGAGGCGCATGAAACCCAGGGGCAACCCAACCCCTGCCGCGAACGCGCTGTGCGGGCCCTGATGGCGCGCAGCCGCGCCGCCTATGCCCGGCGCGGCGAGCTGCCCCAAGGCAAAGACGCCCTCACCCGTGAACCGCTGGAACAACTACTGGCCACCTGTGATGATTCGCTGATCGGCCTGCGCGACCGCGCCATGCTCTTGTTCGCCTGGGCCAGCGGCGGACGCCGCCGCTCTGAAGTGGTGGCTGCCACGATGGAGAACACGCGGCCCACGCCTGGCGGTTATCTCTATACGCTGGCGCACTCAAAAACCAATCAGGAGGGTCGGGCCCGCCCCGACATGTACAAGCCGGTCGTGGGCCGTGCCGCGCAGGCGCTGACGGCATGGCTGGAGGCTGCCGGCATCACTGAGGGCGCCCTGTTCCGGCGCGTGCGCCGTGGCGGCATCGTGGCCGAGCCGCTGGGGGCCGAAGCCCTGCGCCGCATGGTGCAGACACGCGCCCGGCAAGCGGGCCTGACAGGGGATTATGCGGCGCACAGTCTGCGCGCCGGTTTCATTACCGAAGCAGGCCGTCAGGGCCTGCCTTTGGCGGAAGTCATGGCCTTGAGCGGCCACGCCAGCGTTGCTACCGTCATGCATTACCACCGCGCCGGCGCCGCCGTGTCGTCCAAGGCTGCCCGCCTGCTCGATGAGGAAGACTGA
- a CDS encoding putative bifunctional diguanylate cyclase/phosphodiesterase: MIGAFKAMSQIGSQSVLVLLSFVLAVLASYTVLHIAARVGVRRDGVGSSWFWAGAGIAGLGLWATHFIGMLAFGLPLPRGYANLITLISLLFAIAFSALAIWLMARPGLALWERGLGAIMVGAGLTIMPYIGMEAVRPSAAADLVWALVVLSFTAGIGTAGLFIYCGDRLRELPATVPSFWQALLLGLGLSIMYYSGTVSTMPPSLRPEALTVSGEALTLALVVLTAALSLGAIRLSASYAKSMAQSTALKLSLREAQEQLSYLSAYDSVTGVPKRHIFDEQLATTIAQGRAEGRKLALLVIDVDAFRAINEAFGHQVGDEVLKQTAQRLQSVCGPHDQLARLGGDVFVVAAVLPPSLNTTAVAASYLASLREPLYVGGQELRLSASMGIALYPQDGLDPPTLIAKAEAAKAHAKQLGRERSACFTPRMNMASDRPVRVLEQLRSAIDKDELRLFYQAKIDAATGKRVGVEALLRWQNKALGYVAPDEFIPVADQNHMILPLQVWMLDEVCRQLADWDKVDAAIPTVAINIPEVQFQQPHLADSLAIVLKRHNLQANRLILEVAETTAMKHAAQSVKIMQRLHAMGIGLSIGDFGTGYSSLPYLRRFPASELKIDRSLIHGLGTASGETSVVTAILAMARALRLTVVAEGVETEAQRQKLTELGCDVLQGYLVGRPAPAWTFEPQVARLAS; the protein is encoded by the coding sequence ATGATCGGCGCGTTCAAGGCTATGTCACAGATCGGCTCCCAATCCGTGCTCGTTCTGCTGTCGTTTGTTCTTGCGGTATTGGCTTCCTATACCGTGTTGCACATTGCGGCACGCGTCGGCGTCCGGCGCGATGGTGTCGGATCGAGCTGGTTCTGGGCGGGGGCCGGTATCGCGGGCTTAGGCCTATGGGCCACGCATTTCATCGGCATGCTGGCCTTCGGGCTGCCGCTACCCCGGGGCTATGCGAACCTCATCACCCTGATCTCCCTGCTGTTCGCCATTGCTTTTTCAGCCCTGGCCATTTGGTTGATGGCCAGGCCAGGCCTGGCCCTCTGGGAACGTGGCTTGGGCGCGATCATGGTCGGCGCCGGCTTGACCATCATGCCCTACATAGGCATGGAAGCGGTGCGTCCTTCGGCTGCCGCAGACCTCGTCTGGGCGCTGGTCGTGCTGTCTTTTACGGCCGGAATCGGCACGGCAGGGCTGTTCATCTATTGCGGTGATCGTTTACGCGAATTGCCCGCGACCGTGCCGAGTTTCTGGCAAGCGCTGCTCCTCGGTCTCGGGCTTAGCATCATGTATTACAGCGGCACGGTTTCGACAATGCCGCCCTCGCTGAGGCCTGAAGCGCTGACCGTCAGCGGCGAGGCCTTGACGCTAGCCCTCGTGGTGCTCACGGCGGCGCTATCCCTGGGTGCGATTCGCCTTTCAGCGAGCTATGCAAAAAGCATGGCGCAATCGACAGCCTTGAAACTGTCCCTGAGAGAAGCCCAGGAACAGCTGTCTTATCTCAGCGCTTACGACAGCGTCACAGGTGTGCCCAAACGCCATATCTTTGATGAACAATTGGCGACAACGATCGCTCAGGGCCGCGCCGAGGGCAGGAAACTGGCCCTGCTGGTCATCGATGTGGACGCTTTTCGCGCCATCAATGAGGCCTTCGGTCATCAGGTGGGTGACGAGGTGCTTAAGCAGACTGCACAGCGCTTGCAGTCCGTCTGTGGGCCGCATGATCAACTTGCCCGCTTAGGCGGCGATGTCTTCGTAGTCGCCGCCGTACTGCCGCCATCGTTGAATACGACAGCCGTGGCGGCCTCGTATCTGGCCAGTTTGCGTGAGCCTTTATACGTAGGCGGCCAGGAGCTGCGCCTTTCCGCCAGCATGGGTATTGCCCTTTATCCGCAAGACGGTCTGGACCCGCCCACCCTTATCGCCAAGGCCGAGGCGGCCAAAGCCCATGCCAAACAGCTTGGCCGTGAACGCAGTGCCTGTTTTACGCCGAGGATGAATATGGCGAGTGACCGGCCCGTGCGCGTGCTGGAACAATTACGTTCTGCTATCGACAAGGATGAGCTGCGTTTGTTCTACCAGGCCAAGATCGATGCGGCGACCGGCAAGCGAGTCGGCGTAGAGGCTTTGTTACGCTGGCAGAACAAGGCGCTGGGCTATGTCGCGCCGGATGAGTTCATTCCTGTCGCCGATCAGAACCATATGATTTTGCCCTTGCAGGTCTGGATGCTCGACGAGGTCTGCCGGCAACTGGCAGATTGGGACAAGGTGGATGCCGCTATCCCAACCGTAGCCATCAATATCCCCGAGGTGCAGTTTCAACAGCCGCATTTGGCGGACAGCCTGGCTATCGTGCTCAAGCGGCACAATCTGCAAGCGAATCGCCTGATACTGGAAGTCGCCGAGACCACGGCGATGAAACACGCTGCGCAATCTGTAAAAATTATGCAGCGCTTGCATGCCATGGGCATTGGCCTGTCTATCGGTGATTTCGGCACGGGTTATTCCAGTTTGCCCTATCTGCGGCGCTTTCCCGCCAGCGAACTGAAGATCGACCGCAGCCTGATTCATGGGCTGGGAACCGCGAGCGGGGAAACATCGGTGGTCACGGCCATTCTGGCGATGGCGCGCGCCTTGCGCCTGACCGTGGTGGCCGAGGGGGTCGAGACCGAGGCTCAACGCCAAAAACTGACGGAACTGGGCTGTGATGTCCTACAGGGTTATCTTGTCGGGCGGCCGGCACCGGCCTGGACGTTCGAGCCTCAGGTCGCCCGGCTGGCCTCTTGA
- a CDS encoding YunC family protein has protein sequence MVAIKPQSVPAAPIAVRHDTMSDLFFTWITMTVTLKDFEQIRHELARPLLLLKGSRGILACGYLNVATFDKTAEAAAIVTGVVDHEQMLAAPLIAVSQAAQALGLRTGMTGAEALAVFK, from the coding sequence ATGGTGGCTATTAAACCGCAGAGCGTGCCTGCCGCGCCAATCGCCGTGCGCCATGACACAATGAGCGATCTCTTCTTTACCTGGATCACCATGACCGTCACGCTCAAGGACTTCGAGCAAATCCGCCATGAATTGGCCCGTCCCTTGCTACTGCTCAAGGGCAGCCGCGGCATTTTGGCCTGCGGCTACCTGAACGTGGCGACCTTTGACAAAACCGCAGAGGCTGCGGCCATCGTTACCGGCGTGGTCGATCATGAGCAAATGCTTGCGGCGCCACTGATCGCCGTCAGTCAGGCTGCCCAGGCGCTGGGCTTGCGCACGGGGATGACGGGAGCCGAGGCGCTGGCTGTATTCAAATAA
- a CDS encoding 3-hydroxybenzoate 6-monooxygenase, translating into MNAISPKARPSAIVVGGGIGGLAAALALTRQGIQVQLLEQAAQIGEIGAGIQLGPNAFNALDALGVGDTARQKAVFTDHIIMMDAVDNTEVVRIETGQAFRDRFNAPYAVIHRADIHGAILEGVKNDPLISFHTATQIAALEQGEGYAEVRDTQGRRYRADIVVGCDGVKSVVRQHLIGDAARVTGHVVYRAVVERDNMPEDLRINAPVLWAGPRCHLVHYPLRGGEQYNLVVTFHSREEEEWGVRDGSKAEVLSYFEGIHARPRQLLDRPTSWRRWATADREPVAQWSVERATVLGDAAHPMSQYMAQGACMALEDAVTLGLAVEQCPGDLPAALKRYAALRIPRSARVVWSTREMGRIYHAKGVERVVRNALWKNHAQTRFYDSLEWLYGWNEANAMQGPQL; encoded by the coding sequence ATGAATGCAATATCTCCCAAGGCTAGGCCGTCTGCCATCGTGGTGGGCGGCGGCATCGGCGGCCTGGCGGCCGCGCTGGCCCTGACACGTCAGGGCATCCAGGTCCAACTACTGGAACAGGCGGCCCAGATCGGTGAAATCGGCGCCGGCATTCAACTCGGGCCGAACGCCTTTAACGCGCTCGATGCGCTGGGTGTTGGCGACACCGCGCGGCAGAAAGCGGTATTTACCGATCACATCATCATGATGGATGCCGTCGATAACACCGAGGTCGTGCGTATCGAGACTGGCCAGGCGTTTCGCGATCGTTTCAACGCGCCCTATGCGGTGATTCATCGCGCGGACATTCACGGCGCCATTCTCGAGGGGGTCAAAAATGATCCGCTTATTTCTTTCCACACGGCCACCCAGATTGCCGCCCTCGAGCAGGGTGAGGGTTATGCCGAGGTCCGCGACACCCAAGGCCGACGCTACCGCGCCGATATCGTGGTCGGCTGCGATGGCGTCAAATCGGTAGTCCGGCAGCACCTCATCGGCGACGCCGCTCGCGTCACCGGCCATGTGGTCTACCGCGCCGTCGTAGAGCGCGACAACATGCCCGAAGACCTGCGCATCAATGCTCCGGTCCTGTGGGCCGGCCCGCGTTGCCACCTGGTTCACTATCCGCTGCGGGGCGGCGAACAGTACAACCTGGTGGTCACCTTTCACAGCCGCGAGGAGGAAGAGTGGGGGGTGCGCGACGGCAGCAAGGCCGAGGTGCTGTCATATTTCGAAGGGATTCACGCTCGCCCGCGCCAACTGCTGGATCGCCCGACCTCCTGGCGCCGCTGGGCCACTGCGGATCGCGAGCCGGTCGCACAATGGAGCGTTGAGCGCGCCACCGTATTGGGCGATGCCGCGCATCCCATGTCGCAATACATGGCCCAAGGCGCGTGCATGGCGCTCGAAGATGCCGTGACCCTCGGGCTGGCCGTCGAGCAGTGCCCGGGCGATCTGCCAGCCGCGCTTAAACGCTATGCCGCTTTGCGTATTCCGCGCAGTGCGCGCGTGGTGTGGTCCACCCGCGAAATGGGCCGCATCTACCACGCGAAGGGCGTGGAGCGGGTCGTACGTAACGCGCTTTGGAAAAATCATGCCCAAACACGTTTTTATGACAGCCTGGAGTGGCTGTACGGCTGGAACGAGGCCAATGCGATGCAAGGCCCACAGCTCTGA
- a CDS encoding deaminated glutathione amidase: MKIAMGQFAVRPVWEENAVLCRELIERARAGGADALVLPEGVLARDITDPDLVKRSAQPIDGPFMSALLQASHGLTVFFCVHIPADDGKLWNVQFALRDGRIVAQYRKLHLYDAFNVQESINVSPGADIPPLVEVAGLKIGMMTCYDLRFPELARRLALDGADLLVAPSAWVRGPLKEMHWQVLCQARALENTCYVVATGECGPRNIGASMTVDPLGVIIARAAETDALVFVDIDPARIAQARLSLPVLQNRRFGRPELA, encoded by the coding sequence ATGAAAATTGCCATGGGGCAATTCGCTGTCCGTCCCGTCTGGGAAGAAAACGCCGTGCTCTGCCGCGAACTCATCGAGCGCGCTCGTGCCGGTGGCGCCGACGCACTGGTGCTGCCCGAGGGGGTTCTGGCGCGCGATATCACCGACCCAGACCTGGTCAAGCGTTCTGCCCAGCCCATCGATGGCCCTTTCATGTCTGCCCTGCTGCAAGCCAGCCACGGCCTGACGGTGTTTTTCTGCGTGCATATTCCGGCGGACGACGGCAAGCTCTGGAATGTGCAGTTCGCCTTGCGCGACGGCCGCATTGTGGCGCAGTACCGCAAACTGCATCTGTACGATGCCTTTAACGTGCAGGAATCGATCAATGTATCGCCCGGCGCGGACATCCCGCCGTTAGTCGAGGTCGCCGGACTGAAAATCGGCATGATGACCTGCTATGACCTGCGCTTTCCGGAGTTGGCCCGACGCCTGGCGCTGGACGGCGCCGACCTGTTGGTGGCGCCCTCGGCCTGGGTGCGCGGCCCGCTCAAGGAAATGCACTGGCAGGTGCTATGCCAGGCCCGCGCGCTGGAAAACACTTGCTACGTCGTGGCCACCGGCGAATGCGGCCCGCGCAATATCGGCGCCAGCATGACGGTCGATCCGCTGGGCGTCATCATTGCGCGCGCCGCCGAAACCGATGCGTTGGTGTTTGTGGATATCGACCCCGCCCGCATCGCGCAGGCACGCCTATCCTTGCCCGTGCTGCAAAACCGGCGCTTCGGCCGCCCGGAACTGGCCTGA
- a CDS encoding SlyX family protein, translating to METEQELAARVTELEIKLGFAEDLLDRLNLLVFEQQKQIEAMAGQIGHLRNQQSDGSGGPWRSLLDERPPHY from the coding sequence ATGGAAACTGAACAAGAACTCGCCGCGCGTGTGACCGAGCTGGAAATCAAGCTGGGCTTTGCCGAAGACCTGCTGGATCGCCTCAATCTGCTGGTATTCGAGCAGCAAAAGCAGATCGAGGCGATGGCGGGCCAGATCGGCCATTTGCGCAATCAGCAAAGCGATGGCAGCGGCGGCCCCTGGCGCAGTCTGCTCGACGAGCGCCCGCCGCATTACTGA